A stretch of the Gemmatimonadaceae bacterium genome encodes the following:
- a CDS encoding ABC transporter ATP-binding protein: MLVVRHLTKSYPSGGRTLTVLRDVSFTIPDGAFVAIVGPSGSGKTTLLGLLAGLDTPTSGSVLLDGAELGTLTEDARAKLRGEKVGFVFQSFQLIPTLTAAENIAVPLELRGERNASDRARTLLDRIGLADRAGHLPAQLSGGEQQRVALARAFANAPRVLFADEPTGNLDSSTGDRIIQLLEELNRESGTTIILVTHDTALASRAKRIIRLSDGAVVGDQELAA; the protein is encoded by the coding sequence ATGCTCGTCGTTAGGCACCTGACCAAATCGTATCCCAGCGGCGGCCGCACCCTCACGGTGCTCCGCGACGTCTCGTTCACCATTCCCGACGGCGCCTTCGTCGCAATCGTCGGTCCATCCGGCAGCGGCAAGACCACGCTGCTCGGCTTGCTCGCCGGCCTCGACACGCCGACGTCCGGCTCCGTCCTCCTCGATGGCGCCGAGCTCGGCACCCTGACCGAAGATGCGCGGGCCAAACTCCGTGGAGAGAAAGTTGGATTCGTGTTCCAGAGCTTTCAACTGATTCCGACACTCACCGCGGCCGAGAACATCGCCGTGCCGCTCGAGCTGCGCGGCGAACGCAACGCGAGTGACCGAGCGCGCACCCTCCTCGATCGCATCGGACTCGCCGATCGCGCGGGACACCTCCCCGCGCAGCTGTCCGGCGGCGAGCAACAGCGCGTCGCCCTCGCGCGCGCCTTCGCCAACGCGCCGCGCGTCCTCTTTGCCGATGAGCCCACGGGCAACCTCGACTCGTCGACCGGCGATCGCATCATCCAGCTGCTCGAGGAGCTCAATCGCGAATCGGGCACGACAATCATTTTGGTCACGCACGACACGGCGCTGGCGTCGCGGGCCAAGCGCATCATCCGGTTGAGCGACGGCGCCGTCGTCGGCGACCAGGAGCTCGCGGCGTGA
- the efp gene encoding elongation factor P gives MAMPATQIRRGMVIVFEGEPCRIMDFRHHTPGNLRAMVQTKMKNLRTGSNFEHRFRAADTIEKASLETHDLEFLYQGGTTYHFMNTENYDQLEMDDEMLGDAAQWMQPGMKIVAEYYEGKPIGIELPNSVELEIVETAPVMRSATKTSSFKQAKLENGVTVNIPEFIPSGIRVRVNPNTGEYIDRAK, from the coding sequence ATGGCAATGCCGGCAACGCAGATCCGCCGAGGGATGGTCATCGTCTTCGAAGGCGAGCCCTGTCGCATCATGGACTTCCGCCACCATACGCCGGGGAACTTGCGGGCGATGGTGCAGACGAAGATGAAGAATCTGCGCACGGGCTCGAATTTCGAGCATCGCTTTCGGGCCGCCGACACCATCGAAAAGGCATCGCTCGAGACGCACGATCTGGAGTTCCTGTACCAGGGCGGCACGACGTATCACTTCATGAACACCGAGAACTACGACCAGCTCGAGATGGATGACGAGATGCTGGGCGACGCGGCGCAGTGGATGCAGCCGGGCATGAAGATCGTCGCCGAGTACTATGAGGGAAAGCCGATCGGAATCGAGCTGCCCAACTCCGTGGAGCTCGAGATCGTCGAGACGGCGCCGGTGATGAGGTCGGCGACGAAGACGTCGTCGTTCAAGCAGGCGAAGCTCGAGAACGGTGTGACGGTGAACATTCCGGAGTTCATTCCGTCGGGGATTCGCGTTCGCGTGAATCCGAATACGGGCGAATACATCGACCGCGCGAAGTGA
- a CDS encoding VTT domain-containing protein, which translates to MVLALAAQHSFLSRLSQVWAYVTLGATSIFTEEAAPVVAGFAAHQGHLHVVRAAMACAVGSWAADVALYMLGRWRALAVAARWPRLQKPMTRLLGAVQRHPWRASLVVRFAYGARLLLPITCGAARVSFAGFVIGSGVSAWLWSGIFTAVGWIFGSTAVVMIGHVRRHEDRFAVALIIIVAIVVWIVTRRNESHVPEEIDDPGFGRMLE; encoded by the coding sequence ATGGTTCTCGCTCTCGCCGCCCAGCATTCCTTCCTCAGCCGACTGTCGCAGGTGTGGGCGTACGTCACGCTCGGGGCGACGAGCATCTTCACCGAGGAAGCGGCGCCGGTGGTTGCGGGATTTGCCGCGCACCAGGGACACCTGCACGTCGTGCGCGCCGCCATGGCGTGCGCGGTGGGAAGTTGGGCCGCGGACGTCGCGCTCTACATGCTCGGCCGGTGGCGCGCCCTGGCGGTTGCCGCACGCTGGCCCCGTCTGCAGAAACCGATGACGCGCCTGTTGGGCGCCGTGCAGCGGCATCCATGGCGCGCGTCGCTGGTCGTCCGCTTTGCCTACGGAGCGCGGCTGCTGCTCCCGATCACCTGTGGCGCTGCGCGTGTGTCGTTCGCCGGCTTCGTGATCGGAAGCGGTGTGAGCGCCTGGCTGTGGAGCGGAATATTCACTGCCGTCGGATGGATTTTCGGCTCGACCGCGGTCGTGATGATCGGCCACGTCCGCCGTCACGAAGACCGCTTCGCGGTCGCACTCATTATTATCGTCGCGATCGTCGTCTGGATCGTCACGCGGCGCAACGAGAGCCACGTGCCGGAGGAGATCGACGACCCGGGATTCGGGAGAATGCTGGAGTAG
- a CDS encoding glycosyltransferase, with translation MTPFPSSLRRPPARDKPVFLDETGRRWRLLRLLALGAGVVSSLVAAVVVFSLLVPPAGPALAMSATPPSHSHLVMTKTQRRRLDKRLQLWFELRRHRAPPAVHANRLPIQARTVVGKAPQPGQPIVAGFYVNWDDNSLASLAAHVVDMDWVICEWGFLMPGGDSLRMNIDRRVPYTIAQKIPDERQRPWVFAMISNFDSTRGKWDTPSLRHLLTDKASRDRAITQLTDTVMRYGLGGVTLDFEEVPPSLTDAIVQFEKKLKANLAPKGRLVTQAVSFNDTDAQLAKYGAVADKLFFMLYDEHYGGGDPGPVASQEWFVRTARHMMRFIPPNKAILALGAYGYDWNDSEDSASAMTFQDVMSAVRDAAVDGQPAAIHFDTAALNPYATWRDPDSTDHVDWYLDGVTAYNEIIAGDALGAAGVAVWRLGSEDPAIWSVIGRRGIDAPAESLRVIPSGYDPEFQPKAGTGELLELRARPTDGTREIKVDPVTRLVVDEDVTRYATPWIVRRFGSGSPHKIALTFDDGPDGRYTSAILDTLKSRHAPATFFVIGQNAEAHIPLLRREYAEGHEIGNHTFTHPNLAFASDRVTKLQLDATERLLEAALGRRTAFFRPPYFGDAEPTTPDELEPIAVATDRGYISVGLRIDAEDWQSPGVTTIIDTVLHQLPKGGNVVLLHDGGGNRTQTVAALGTLIDSIRARGDTLVPLSELVGIPRDVAMPPLPPEGRFGRFGELLAFGGVGVAEWLLYWLFTIAVVLGFARLLFITTLAIIQRIKRHQNPDAPVTYAPTVSVIVPAYNEEKVIVNTIRSLVTQEYPGELEVVMVDDGSPDRTTEVAQAAFGHHPRVTLLHKPNGGKASALNFGLQRARGEIVICLDADTIFAPNTVAELVEPLHDPSVGAVAGNAKVGNRVNLVTRWQAVEYVTSQNLDRRAFSLLNCITVVPGAVGAWRKSLIDEVGGFSEDTLAEDQDLTLSIRRHGHSIAYADEAIGYTEAPDSLRALAKQRFRWSFGTLQCLWKHKRVFLDPRYGSLGLVAMPNVLIFQLFFPFVSPIADLMFVWSLISVWLVRAQHGATYALTSLEQVLTYYAVFLLVDWIATVVGFFLEPGEDRSLTWLVFLQRFAYRQVMYWVVVRSFVAALRGRVVGWGKLERKATVAREEDARLREARAVAR, from the coding sequence ATGACACCTTTTCCGAGCAGCCTTCGCCGGCCTCCCGCGCGCGACAAGCCCGTCTTCCTCGACGAGACAGGGCGGCGGTGGCGGCTGCTGCGTTTGTTAGCACTCGGCGCCGGTGTCGTAAGTTCGTTAGTCGCGGCGGTGGTGGTCTTCAGCCTGCTCGTGCCGCCGGCGGGTCCGGCGCTGGCGATGTCGGCGACGCCGCCCTCGCACTCGCACCTGGTCATGACCAAGACGCAGCGCCGTCGGTTGGACAAGCGCCTGCAATTGTGGTTCGAGCTGCGCCGCCACCGCGCGCCTCCGGCTGTGCACGCCAACCGGCTGCCGATCCAGGCGCGGACCGTCGTCGGTAAGGCGCCCCAGCCCGGTCAGCCGATCGTTGCCGGGTTCTACGTCAACTGGGACGATAATTCGCTCGCGTCGCTCGCCGCGCACGTCGTCGATATGGATTGGGTGATCTGCGAGTGGGGCTTCCTCATGCCCGGCGGCGACTCGCTGCGGATGAACATCGACCGCCGCGTGCCGTACACCATCGCGCAAAAAATCCCGGACGAGCGGCAGCGTCCGTGGGTGTTCGCGATGATCTCGAACTTCGACTCGACGCGGGGCAAGTGGGACACGCCGTCGCTGCGGCACCTGCTCACCGACAAGGCGTCGCGCGACCGGGCGATCACGCAGCTCACCGACACGGTGATGCGCTACGGGTTAGGCGGGGTGACGCTCGACTTCGAGGAGGTGCCGCCGAGCCTGACGGACGCGATCGTGCAGTTCGAGAAGAAGCTCAAGGCGAACCTCGCGCCGAAGGGGCGGCTGGTGACGCAGGCCGTGTCGTTCAACGACACCGACGCGCAGCTGGCGAAGTACGGAGCCGTGGCCGACAAGCTGTTCTTCATGCTCTACGACGAGCACTACGGCGGCGGCGACCCGGGGCCGGTGGCGAGCCAGGAGTGGTTCGTGCGCACGGCGCGCCACATGATGCGGTTCATTCCGCCCAACAAGGCGATTCTTGCGTTGGGCGCGTACGGCTACGACTGGAACGACTCCGAGGATTCGGCCTCGGCCATGACGTTCCAGGATGTCATGAGCGCGGTTCGCGACGCGGCGGTGGACGGGCAGCCGGCGGCCATTCACTTCGACACGGCGGCGCTCAATCCGTATGCGACGTGGCGCGACCCGGATTCGACGGACCACGTGGATTGGTACCTCGACGGCGTCACCGCGTACAACGAGATCATCGCCGGGGATGCGTTAGGCGCGGCCGGCGTGGCCGTATGGCGGCTCGGTTCCGAAGATCCGGCAATCTGGTCGGTGATCGGCAGGCGCGGCATCGATGCGCCCGCGGAGAGCCTGCGCGTGATCCCGTCGGGCTACGATCCCGAGTTCCAGCCCAAGGCCGGTACGGGCGAGCTGCTGGAGCTGCGCGCGCGCCCGACGGACGGCACCCGCGAGATCAAGGTCGATCCCGTGACGCGGCTCGTCGTGGACGAGGACGTCACCCGATACGCGACGCCGTGGATCGTCCGGCGGTTCGGCAGCGGATCGCCGCACAAGATCGCGCTGACGTTCGACGACGGGCCCGACGGCCGGTACACGAGCGCGATTCTCGACACGCTCAAGTCGCGGCACGCGCCGGCCACGTTTTTCGTCATCGGACAGAACGCGGAGGCGCACATCCCGCTGCTGCGCCGCGAATACGCCGAGGGCCACGAGATCGGCAACCACACGTTCACCCATCCGAATCTCGCCTTCGCCAGCGACCGGGTGACCAAGCTGCAGCTGGACGCCACCGAGCGGCTGCTCGAGGCAGCGTTAGGCAGGCGCACGGCGTTCTTCCGGCCGCCGTATTTCGGGGACGCCGAGCCGACGACGCCGGACGAGCTCGAGCCGATTGCCGTGGCCACCGACCGCGGCTACATCAGCGTCGGCCTGCGCATCGACGCCGAGGACTGGCAGTCGCCCGGCGTCACAACGATCATCGACACGGTGCTGCATCAGCTGCCCAAGGGCGGGAACGTCGTGCTGCTCCACGACGGCGGCGGCAACCGCACGCAGACGGTCGCCGCGTTAGGCACGCTCATCGATTCGATCCGCGCCCGCGGCGACACGCTGGTGCCGCTCTCGGAGCTGGTCGGCATTCCGCGCGACGTCGCCATGCCGCCGCTGCCTCCCGAGGGCCGGTTCGGCCGCTTCGGCGAGCTGCTCGCCTTCGGCGGCGTCGGCGTCGCCGAGTGGCTGCTGTACTGGCTGTTCACCATCGCCGTCGTCCTCGGCTTCGCCCGACTGCTGTTCATCACGACGCTCGCGATCATCCAGCGCATCAAACGCCACCAGAACCCCGACGCGCCGGTGACGTACGCGCCGACGGTGAGCGTGATCGTGCCGGCGTACAACGAAGAGAAAGTGATCGTCAACACGATTCGCAGCCTCGTGACGCAGGAATATCCCGGCGAGCTCGAGGTCGTGATGGTGGACGACGGCTCGCCCGACCGCACGACGGAGGTAGCGCAGGCGGCGTTCGGCCACCATCCGCGCGTGACGCTGCTCCACAAGCCTAACGGAGGAAAGGCCAGCGCGCTCAACTTCGGCCTCCAGCGCGCGCGCGGCGAGATCGTCATCTGCCTCGACGCGGACACCATCTTCGCGCCCAACACCGTCGCCGAGCTCGTGGAGCCGTTGCACGATCCGAGCGTCGGCGCCGTGGCCGGCAACGCAAAGGTCGGAAACCGCGTGAATCTCGTGACACGATGGCAGGCCGTCGAATACGTCACCAGCCAGAACCTCGATCGCCGCGCGTTCTCGCTGCTCAACTGCATCACCGTCGTGCCGGGCGCCGTCGGCGCGTGGCGCAAATCCTTGATCGACGAGGTCGGTGGATTCAGCGAAGACACGCTGGCCGAAGACCAGGACCTCACGCTCTCGATTCGCCGGCACGGACACTCGATTGCCTACGCCGACGAAGCCATCGGCTATACCGAAGCGCCCGATTCGCTCCGCGCGCTGGCCAAGCAGCGCTTCCGCTGGTCATTCGGCACGCTGCAGTGCCTGTGGAAGCACAAGCGCGTGTTCCTCGACCCGCGGTACGGTTCGTTAGGCTTGGTCGCGATGCCGAACGTCCTCATCTTCCAGTTGTTCTTCCCGTTCGTATCGCCGATCGCCGACCTGATGTTCGTGTGGAGCTTGATCTCCGTGTGGCTGGTGCGCGCGCAACACGGCGCGACGTACGCGCTCACGAGCCTTGAGCAGGTGCTCACGTACTACGCCGTGTTCCTGCTCGTCGACTGGATCGCGACTGTGGTCGGCTTCTTCCTCGAACCGGGCGAAGACCGCTCGCTCACCTGGCTCGTGTTTCTGCAACGCTTTGCCTACCGGCAGGTGATGTACTGGGTGGTGGTGCGCTCGTTCGTCGCCGCGCTCAGGGGACGCGTGGTGGGCTGGGGCAAGCTGGAGCGGAAGGCAACCGTGGCGCGCGAAGAAGATGCGCGGTTGCGGGAAGCGCGCGCCGTCGCTCGTTAG
- a CDS encoding arylesterase produces the protein MRAGVWWRLVALLGLAAAAGCGGRPAQERNASHGAAPDTAARDRAAVSAPRADKHTIVFVGTSLTAGYGLDPDSSFTSLIQRRIDSLGLSYDVVNAGVSGETSAGALRRIGWVMRQPADIVVLEVGANDGLRALNVDSLRSNLQQIIDTVRATHPQARIVVVGMQAPPNLGARYTSAFRQVYPEIARKNDAVLLPFLLAGVGGVDSLNQADGIHPNVRGERIVAETVWRTIEPLLGAKWSVKPAA, from the coding sequence ATGAGAGCGGGTGTGTGGTGGAGACTGGTTGCGCTCTTGGGCCTCGCGGCCGCCGCAGGATGCGGCGGCCGCCCGGCCCAAGAGCGCAACGCGAGCCATGGCGCGGCGCCGGATACCGCGGCCCGTGACCGGGCCGCAGTCTCCGCGCCCCGCGCGGACAAGCACACGATCGTCTTCGTGGGAACGAGCCTCACCGCCGGGTACGGCCTGGACCCCGACTCGAGCTTCACGTCGCTCATCCAGCGGCGCATCGACTCCCTCGGTCTAAGCTATGACGTGGTCAACGCCGGCGTCAGCGGCGAGACGTCGGCCGGCGCACTCCGTCGCATCGGATGGGTGATGCGCCAACCGGCGGACATCGTGGTCCTCGAGGTCGGCGCGAACGACGGATTGCGCGCGCTCAACGTCGATTCGCTGCGCTCGAACCTTCAGCAGATCATCGACACGGTGCGTGCCACGCACCCCCAGGCCCGCATCGTGGTCGTCGGCATGCAGGCGCCGCCCAACCTCGGCGCGCGCTACACGTCGGCGTTTCGGCAGGTCTATCCGGAGATCGCCAGGAAAAACGATGCGGTGCTGCTTCCGTTTTTACTCGCCGGAGTGGGCGGCGTCGACTCGCTCAACCAAGCGGATGGGATTCATCCCAACGTGCGGGGCGAGCGAATAGTGGCGGAGACGGTCTGGCGAACGATCGAGCCGCTGTTGGGCGCGAAATGGTCTGTGAAACCGGCGGCTTGA
- a CDS encoding HD domain-containing phosphohydrolase: MPLREDERRATRVLIVDDEEAICNALRRFLTIRGFQVETATSAAAALDQLGRQPFTIMLSDIRMPGMSGLELVPHALQACPDLAIVMLTAVSDAATATDALGSGAMDYLTKPVDLPDLEHAIEKVRRKRELMLHQRQVDQLVRDEVASRTAELEREQEALRTLTVTVTETLINAMEAKDRYLRGRSHRVGELAASIADEMGLSEDTIEAVRLAGRLMDIGRIGIREEVLSKPGKLTPDEYTHVRAHVRVSMEILAPLKHLGVVLDYIHDHHEHYDGAGYPRGLKGEAISLGGRILCAADAFDAVTVGRAHQKPLSPDHAIAYLKQHVRTLLDPFVYEALRAVVSRGKSLRFIPPAAVGR, from the coding sequence GTGCCATTGCGAGAGGACGAGCGCCGCGCCACGCGCGTGCTGATCGTCGATGATGAAGAAGCGATCTGCAACGCGCTCCGCCGGTTCCTCACGATCCGCGGATTTCAGGTCGAGACGGCGACGTCGGCAGCCGCCGCGCTCGATCAGTTAGGCAGACAGCCGTTCACCATCATGCTGAGCGACATTCGCATGCCCGGCATGTCGGGGTTGGAGCTGGTGCCGCACGCGCTGCAGGCGTGTCCCGACTTGGCGATCGTGATGCTCACCGCGGTCAGCGACGCGGCCACGGCAACCGACGCGCTCGGAAGCGGCGCGATGGATTACCTCACCAAGCCGGTCGATTTGCCGGACCTGGAGCACGCTATCGAGAAGGTGCGCCGCAAGCGCGAGCTGATGCTGCATCAGCGCCAGGTGGACCAGCTGGTGCGCGACGAGGTCGCGAGCCGCACGGCTGAGCTCGAGCGCGAACAGGAAGCGCTGCGCACGCTCACGGTGACGGTGACGGAAACGTTGATCAACGCCATGGAAGCGAAAGACCGCTATCTGCGTGGTCGCTCGCACCGCGTGGGCGAGCTCGCCGCGTCGATCGCCGACGAGATGGGTCTCTCGGAGGACACCATCGAGGCAGTGCGGTTGGCGGGACGGCTGATGGACATCGGACGGATCGGCATCCGCGAAGAAGTGCTGTCCAAGCCGGGGAAATTGACGCCCGATGAATACACGCACGTCCGCGCTCACGTCCGCGTGAGCATGGAAATTCTGGCGCCGCTCAAGCACCTGGGCGTGGTGCTCGACTACATCCACGACCACCACGAGCACTACGACGGCGCGGGGTATCCGCGCGGGTTGAAGGGCGAGGCGATATCGTTAGGCGGGCGGATCCTCTGCGCCGCGGACGCCTTCGATGCCGTGACGGTGGGACGCGCGCATCAGAAGCCGCTGTCGCCGGATCACGCGATCGCCTACCTCAAGCAGCACGTGCGGACGCTGCTCGATCCGTTCGTGTACGAGGCGTTGCGCGCCGTCGTCAGCCGCGGCAAGTCGCTTCGATTCATTCCGCCCGCGGCGGTCGGACGCTAG
- a CDS encoding FtsX-like permease family protein: MSARWRDLARLAWRDSRTARSRLLLYMSAISLGVAALVAIDSYSADVVRSIRAQSRELLGGDLSLSSRTAFPASMDSLLDTLSRDGIAVGRTTTFTSMALVPRATAPRLVQVNAVGPGVPFYGAIQTDPPGRYAGLQQSHTVLVDGSLLVELGARLGDSLSLGSARFRIAGTLQNVPGDIGIASSLGPRVYIAEKWVPETKLLVFGSRAEYAALLKLPPGADPNAVADAHRATLDAAHVRTRTVQDTERSLTYDMQQLNRFLGVVALVALLLGGVGVASAIRAYIEEKRDPIAMLRVLGATSRQVLTVYLLETGVLGLAGAVAGAILGVVAQMALPRVLGSAVPVTVVPQLEPRAIGAGIAIGVWVAVIFALLPILGVRRISPLEAIRRDAAGVAPMRRVLSDWPRLLALVALAASVVLIAIGRAGTVRRGVWMSAGVGTALVLLALAAAIVSRVTRRVLKDHWPFVVRQGLANLYRPANQTRAVMLALGFGAFLVSTLYLVQSNLLARLAASSVETRANLAFFDVQSDQVKSVDSLIRAAHAPVLQRVPIVPMRIAAIDGRSVSDAQRDPRRASWALRREYRSSYRDTLIASEKLVAGTWFAAADTARHTGPWPISIDAGLASDLGVALGDTITWDVQGVRVPSIVTSLRQVTWARFEPNFFVIFAPGALTNAPQTTVFLTRVEQSTARAELQRAVVVHDPNVSTIDLALIQQAIDGIVDKVSIAIRFMALFSVATGILVLLSAVAAARRQRLREGVLLKTLGATRAQIGRIMLSEYTVLGLLSAATGLVLSLGGAWALMHFLFDSPFAPAGAPLLVLALIIVALTAVVGLSSSRDVFAETPMAALREQ; this comes from the coding sequence GTGAGCGCACGCTGGCGCGATCTCGCGCGGCTCGCCTGGCGCGACAGCCGCACGGCACGCAGCCGGCTCCTGCTCTACATGTCGGCTATCTCGCTCGGCGTGGCGGCCCTCGTCGCCATCGACTCCTATTCGGCCGACGTCGTTCGCTCGATTCGCGCGCAGTCGCGGGAACTGTTAGGCGGAGACCTGTCGCTCTCGTCGCGGACGGCGTTCCCCGCCTCGATGGACTCGCTGCTCGACACGCTGTCGCGGGACGGCATCGCGGTGGGGCGCACGACGACGTTCACGTCGATGGCCCTCGTGCCGCGGGCGACGGCGCCGCGGCTCGTCCAGGTGAACGCGGTCGGCCCCGGCGTCCCGTTCTACGGCGCCATCCAGACCGATCCGCCGGGCCGCTATGCGGGACTCCAGCAGTCGCACACCGTGCTGGTGGACGGCTCGCTCCTCGTCGAGCTCGGCGCTCGGTTAGGCGACAGCCTCTCGTTAGGCTCGGCCCGGTTCCGGATTGCGGGGACGCTGCAGAACGTCCCCGGCGACATCGGCATCGCATCATCCCTCGGCCCGCGCGTCTACATCGCCGAGAAGTGGGTACCGGAAACGAAACTGCTGGTGTTCGGCAGCCGCGCCGAGTACGCGGCCCTGCTCAAGCTGCCGCCGGGCGCGGACCCGAACGCGGTGGCCGATGCCCACCGCGCCACCCTCGACGCCGCACACGTACGGACGCGCACCGTGCAGGACACGGAGCGCTCACTCACCTACGACATGCAGCAGCTCAACCGGTTCCTCGGCGTCGTAGCGCTGGTCGCGCTGCTGTTAGGCGGCGTCGGCGTCGCCAGCGCGATCCGCGCGTACATCGAGGAGAAGCGCGACCCGATTGCCATGCTCCGCGTGTTGGGCGCCACGTCGCGCCAGGTGCTGACCGTCTATCTGCTCGAAACCGGCGTCCTCGGTCTCGCCGGCGCGGTGGCGGGCGCCATTCTCGGCGTGGTCGCGCAGATGGCGCTGCCCCGAGTGCTGGGCAGCGCCGTACCGGTCACGGTCGTCCCACAGCTCGAGCCGCGCGCGATCGGCGCCGGCATCGCCATCGGCGTCTGGGTGGCCGTCATCTTCGCCCTCCTGCCGATCCTCGGCGTGCGGCGGATTTCGCCGCTCGAAGCGATCCGGCGGGACGCCGCCGGCGTGGCCCCGATGCGCCGGGTGTTGTCCGACTGGCCGCGGCTGCTCGCGCTCGTCGCGCTGGCCGCGAGCGTCGTGCTGATTGCGATCGGCCGCGCGGGCACGGTGCGCCGGGGCGTCTGGATGAGCGCGGGCGTCGGCACCGCACTCGTGCTGCTCGCACTCGCCGCCGCGATCGTTTCGCGCGTCACCCGGCGCGTGCTCAAGGACCATTGGCCGTTCGTCGTGCGCCAGGGACTCGCGAACCTCTATCGCCCGGCGAACCAGACGCGCGCGGTGATGCTCGCGCTGGGATTCGGCGCGTTTCTCGTGAGCACGCTGTACCTGGTCCAGAGCAATCTCCTCGCGCGCCTGGCGGCAAGCTCGGTCGAGACGCGCGCCAACCTCGCCTTCTTCGACGTGCAGTCCGATCAGGTGAAGAGCGTCGATTCGCTGATTCGCGCCGCGCACGCGCCGGTACTGCAGCGCGTCCCGATCGTGCCCATGCGCATCGCGGCCATCGACGGCCGCAGCGTCTCCGATGCCCAACGCGATCCGCGCCGCGCCTCGTGGGCGCTGCGCCGGGAGTACCGGTCCAGCTATCGCGACACGCTGATCGCGTCCGAGAAACTGGTGGCGGGCACCTGGTTCGCCGCCGCGGACACGGCGCGCCACACGGGGCCGTGGCCGATCTCGATCGACGCCGGCCTGGCCTCGGACCTCGGCGTCGCGTTAGGCGATACGATCACCTGGGACGTGCAGGGCGTTCGCGTGCCGAGCATCGTCACGAGCCTGCGCCAGGTGACGTGGGCCCGGTTCGAGCCGAACTTCTTCGTCATCTTCGCGCCCGGGGCGTTGACCAACGCCCCGCAGACCACCGTGTTCCTGACGCGCGTCGAGCAATCGACCGCCCGCGCCGAGCTGCAGCGGGCGGTGGTCGTACACGATCCAAACGTGTCGACCATCGACCTGGCGCTCATTCAACAGGCCATCGACGGCATCGTCGACAAGGTGTCGATCGCGATCCGCTTCATGGCGCTGTTCAGCGTCGCGACGGGCATTCTCGTGCTGCTCAGCGCCGTGGCCGCGGCGCGGCGCCAACGGCTGCGCGAAGGCGTGCTCCTCAAGACCCTCGGCGCAACGCGCGCGCAGATCGGCCGCATCATGCTCAGCGAGTACACGGTGTTGGGCCTGCTCTCGGCCGCGACGGGCCTCGTACTTTCGTTAGGCGGCGCCTGGGCGCTGATGCACTTTCTGTTCGACTCGCCGTTTGCGCCGGCCGGAGCGCCGCTGCTCGTGCTCGCGCTGATCATCGTCGCGCTGACCGCCGTGGTCGGCCTCTCGAGCAGCCGCGATGTGTTTGCGGAAACACCCATGGCGGCCCTGCGCGAGCAATAG